Below is a window of Micromonospora chersina DNA.
AGGATGGGCATCGAGGCGGTGCCGGCCAGCAGGGCGACGGTGAACAGGTAGCCGCGGCTCGGGCCGCCCAGGCCGTGTGCGCGGTGGGCACCGACCACCCGCCGGTAGCCGGATCGGGGCACCGCCCGGTGCCGGCCGAGGAACGGAGTACCCGGAGGACCCTCTGGCGGCTCGGACACCGGCATTCTCCTCGTACGCGTCGACAGGGCGGAAACCCGGCGCAGGCCAAACGGACAAATGCCGCGCGGGGGTTATCGCCAGCTTGAACCAGTGACGCTCAGTTCACCAGCCACCACAGCGTGTCGACACACAAATTGTCCGTCGATCGAGGACGGCTCACCAGACAAATGCGTCTATGAGTCGCGAACGAGACGGAACGTCACCGGCGGAGGAGGCCATACTGTGGGCCCGCTCACCTCCTCTGCAATCATTCAGGCACGACGGCAACGCAGCCGCTACCTCCGCGCACCCCGCGGCTGGTGCGGTACGGCGCCGGCGCTCCCGGGTCGGGCTCCTGATCGGACCCGGCTCACGCCGCGCGGCAACCCTCACCGGGGCTAGGCGCGGCCGCCAGGGACCGACCCGGCACCAGCCGGGTCGGGCGCACGATGTGCGCGGCACGGGTCACCCCCCGGCGCCGGCGCAGACCAGACAGGGAGAGACGGATGGCAAAGGGCGACCCCGGGGCCGCCACCCGCACCAGGCGGGCCGCACCCCGTACCAAGCGCGCCGCCGCCACAGGCGAACCGGAGCTCGTGCAGCTGCTCACGCCCGAGGGCGAGCGGATCGAGACCGCGCTCGGCCCGGACGGGACCGAGTACCGCGTCGACTTCACCGACGAGGAGTACCGCGGGCTCTACCGCGACCTCGTGCTAGTCCGGAAGCTCGACGCCGAGGCCACGGCGCTCCAGCGCCAGGGCGAGCTGGGCCTCTGGGCCAGCCTGCTGGGCCAGGAGGCGGCGCAGGTCGGCTCCGGCCGGGCGCTGCGTACGCAGGACATGGCCTTCCCGACCTACCGGGAGCACGGCGTCCTCTACTGCCGGGGCATCGACCCGATCATGCCGCTCGGCCTGTTCCGCGGCGTCGACCAGGGCGGCTGGGACCCGAACGAGTTCAAGTTCAACATGTACACGATCGTCATCGGGGCGCAGACCCTGCACGCGACCGGGTACGCCATGGGTGTCGCCATGGACGGCAAGACCGGCAGCGACGACGGCGAGGCGGTGATCGCCTACTTCGGCGACGGCGCCACCAGCCAGGGCGACGTGAACGAGTCGTTCGTCTGGGCCAGCGTCTTCAACGCCCCCCTGGTGTTCTTCTGCCAGAACAACCAGTACGCCATCTCCGAGCCGCTGGAGCGGCAGACCCGCGTCCCGCTCTACCAGCGGGCCGGCGGCTTCGGCTTCCCCGGCGTCCGGGTGGACGGCAACGACGTGCTCGCGTCGTACGCGGTGACCCGGCACGCGCTGGACAACGCGCGGCACGGCCAGGGCCCGAGCCTCATCGAGGCGTACACCTACCGGATGGGCGCGCACACCACCTCCGACGACCCGACCCGCTACCGGATCGCCAGCGAGGTCGAGGCCTGGCAGGCCAAGGACCCGATCGCCCGGATGAAGGCGTTCCTCACCAAGCAGCAGATCGTCGACGAGTCGTTCTTCGCCGAGGTCGACGAGCAGGCCCGCGCCGAGTCGGTGCACCTGCGCGAGCGGGTGCTCGCCATGCCGAACCCGGAGCCGGTGACCATGTTCGACCACGTCTACCCCAACGGGTCCCCGGAGCTCGACGAGCAGCGGGCCCAGTTCTCGAAGTACATGGAGTCGTTCGAGGGGAGCGCCCACTGATGGCCACGGAGACGCTCACCCTCGGCAAGGCCCTCAACGCCGGCCTCCGCAAGGCCCTGGAGAACGACCCCAAGGTCGTCATCATGGGCGAGGACGTCGGCAAGCTCG
It encodes the following:
- the pdhA gene encoding pyruvate dehydrogenase (acetyl-transferring) E1 component subunit alpha; translation: MAKGDPGAATRTRRAAPRTKRAAATGEPELVQLLTPEGERIETALGPDGTEYRVDFTDEEYRGLYRDLVLVRKLDAEATALQRQGELGLWASLLGQEAAQVGSGRALRTQDMAFPTYREHGVLYCRGIDPIMPLGLFRGVDQGGWDPNEFKFNMYTIVIGAQTLHATGYAMGVAMDGKTGSDDGEAVIAYFGDGATSQGDVNESFVWASVFNAPLVFFCQNNQYAISEPLERQTRVPLYQRAGGFGFPGVRVDGNDVLASYAVTRHALDNARHGQGPSLIEAYTYRMGAHTTSDDPTRYRIASEVEAWQAKDPIARMKAFLTKQQIVDESFFAEVDEQARAESVHLRERVLAMPNPEPVTMFDHVYPNGSPELDEQRAQFSKYMESFEGSAH